Proteins encoded within one genomic window of Halocatena marina:
- a CDS encoding PAS domain S-box protein → MSSSHTHTGIYAETLAVFEQTTHPNEPLTSPEIADALDCPRRTVYKRLETLADRGALRTKKVGSSARVWWQPRSTLIGPPEPSTFNRSEQQWLEDDSQTTNLRYERLVEQNLVGICIIQDGVVKYVNPTFTDILGYTQDEAIGQPVLDFVAEEERDLVAEYVRQREHGEIDVIRYEGRGKHADGTVVDVEIHGDLIEYEGESAILGTLVDMSERKERERKLEKSERRYRTLAEHFPNGVVSLFDHDLRYTLVAGSVYEDTDTSLEGRHVGETASNAKERLEKHCRAALAGEKRTFEIELEDRIFKAWALPVEDETGSVFAGMMMAQDITKRKERERELEDYRTVVENVRDGVYMTDADRRFTMVNEAYCELTGYSRDELLDAPVSLVIDDEETSYSAELIQELRTGERKVATTATYHYTPDGEQIPVENRFTIRSDDDTYHGTTGVVRDMTDRIEQERELREQRNQYRRLIESSPAPIVIYTADGSIAYMNDAATDRFAVDTADEVIGKSAIDFVHPDDRPEAAERMRQIIAERKATPPKETEVIDTNGRIKHTVLTGIPIIHEGQPAAQVVINDITERKQRERQLEQYERIVETVNDGVYVVDDEKCFTMVNEAYAKMMGYDREELLGEHVSLVADETVITTAEGAAQEMKMGKDGPKVEANLQRADGESITAEATFSLLPGDDSHERVGVVRDITKRKERELELEQYETIFETIDDGVYIIDDDRRFTMVNEGYAEMVGYDREELLGEHVSMVVSESTVATAGEIERAMKDGTHNRPKIEADLLRADGESITAEATFSLLPGDDTNERVGVVRDISERKKQEQQLEQQRQELAALNHLQAVALNVSDLVLEQSTRNQMEQGVCERLAASNVYDFAWIGHTTRSGQEITVHSASGLSEELAETPVSLDMDDPTQSPITRSLNTNSLQLSHTVSGDPVCERWCEVSGSQDYSVIAVPVAYEGRCYGVLTLYTKRSSIVGEIEKVIIRQLAEIVGHAITAIERGKSLLADRGIEVEYRSAALAEPFISKADGDIDLSIDRAIPVGDDGFLYYYTIEGLTADQCIELNKELPAVTNIRVLFEDDDYVRVEIQTTGETVASIFAMFDGRTKVIEIIDDELRVVGELPETANVRAVTEAVKKMYPDMEFAGQQYVNRQQLPPGEFRTVVEDSLTDRQRTVLEAACYSGFFDWPRESSGGDVADSLDISSSTFHQHLRKAEKKLMDVVFANT, encoded by the coding sequence ATGTCATCATCACACACTCATACAGGTATCTATGCTGAAACACTCGCTGTCTTTGAGCAGACTACTCATCCGAATGAGCCTCTCACCTCACCAGAGATTGCCGACGCTCTCGATTGTCCCCGTCGGACCGTATACAAACGACTCGAAACACTCGCCGATCGAGGTGCGCTCAGGACGAAGAAAGTTGGTTCCAGCGCACGAGTCTGGTGGCAACCACGGTCTACTTTGATAGGACCTCCCGAACCGTCAACGTTCAATCGGAGCGAACAACAGTGGCTCGAAGACGATTCACAAACGACTAATCTACGGTATGAACGCCTCGTCGAGCAAAATCTCGTGGGGATCTGTATCATTCAAGATGGAGTGGTGAAGTACGTCAACCCAACATTTACTGACATTCTTGGCTACACTCAGGACGAAGCGATCGGACAACCGGTGCTTGACTTTGTGGCAGAGGAGGAACGAGACCTCGTCGCCGAGTACGTTCGACAGCGTGAGCACGGCGAAATCGACGTTATCCGGTACGAAGGTCGGGGAAAGCACGCAGACGGTACTGTCGTCGATGTCGAAATCCACGGAGATCTCATTGAGTACGAGGGCGAGTCAGCGATCCTCGGGACATTGGTCGATATGAGTGAGCGCAAAGAGCGCGAACGAAAACTCGAGAAGTCCGAACGACGCTATCGGACACTTGCAGAGCATTTTCCGAACGGTGTTGTTTCCTTGTTCGACCACGACCTCCGGTATACGCTCGTTGCGGGGTCAGTCTACGAAGACACTGATACGTCTCTCGAAGGGCGACACGTCGGCGAAACGGCATCGAACGCCAAAGAGCGTCTCGAAAAACACTGTCGCGCTGCGTTGGCGGGCGAAAAACGGACGTTCGAGATCGAATTGGAGGATCGTATCTTCAAAGCGTGGGCACTTCCGGTGGAAGACGAGACTGGCTCGGTGTTTGCTGGGATGATGATGGCACAGGACATCACCAAACGCAAAGAGCGCGAGCGCGAGCTCGAAGATTATCGGACTGTTGTCGAGAACGTCCGCGATGGAGTGTATATGACCGACGCCGATCGTCGGTTTACGATGGTCAACGAGGCCTACTGTGAGTTGACCGGTTACTCGCGTGATGAACTACTCGATGCGCCTGTTTCTCTGGTAATCGATGACGAAGAGACATCATATTCTGCGGAACTGATTCAAGAGTTACGTACGGGAGAGCGCAAGGTTGCGACCACCGCAACGTATCACTACACCCCCGACGGAGAGCAGATCCCTGTGGAGAACCGATTCACGATCCGCTCCGATGACGATACATATCACGGAACGACCGGCGTTGTCCGGGATATGACCGACCGCATCGAACAAGAACGGGAACTACGGGAACAGCGCAATCAGTATCGTCGTCTCATCGAATCCTCGCCTGCACCGATTGTCATCTACACTGCAGACGGATCGATCGCGTATATGAACGACGCGGCCACCGACCGGTTTGCAGTCGATACAGCCGATGAGGTCATCGGCAAGTCTGCCATCGATTTCGTCCATCCAGACGACCGTCCCGAAGCGGCCGAACGGATGCGACAGATCATTGCGGAGCGAAAAGCTACTCCGCCGAAAGAAACGGAGGTCATCGACACAAACGGCCGGATAAAGCACACTGTCCTCACCGGGATACCGATCATTCACGAGGGACAGCCGGCTGCACAGGTTGTTATCAACGATATCACCGAACGAAAACAGCGAGAGCGCCAGCTTGAGCAGTACGAGCGGATCGTCGAGACGGTCAACGACGGCGTCTACGTTGTCGACGACGAGAAGTGCTTTACGATGGTCAATGAGGCATACGCCAAGATGATGGGCTATGACCGCGAGGAGTTGCTCGGTGAACACGTCTCGTTGGTGGCCGACGAGACGGTCATTACCACTGCTGAAGGAGCCGCACAGGAGATGAAGATGGGGAAGGACGGGCCGAAGGTCGAAGCCAATCTCCAGCGTGCCGACGGTGAATCGATCACGGCGGAGGCGACGTTCTCGCTCTTACCGGGCGACGATAGCCACGAACGAGTCGGTGTCGTCCGCGATATCACCAAACGCAAAGAGCGCGAACTCGAACTTGAGCAGTACGAAACGATCTTCGAAACGATCGACGACGGTGTATACATTATCGACGACGATCGTCGGTTTACGATGGTCAACGAGGGATACGCTGAGATGGTCGGTTACGACCGCGAGGAACTGCTCGGCGAACACGTTTCGATGGTGGTTTCCGAATCAACCGTCGCCACTGCTGGGGAGATTGAACGTGCGATGAAGGATGGTACGCACAACAGACCGAAGATTGAAGCCGATCTCCTGCGAGCCGACGGTGAATCAATCACGGCGGAGGCAACGTTTTCACTCCTGCCTGGGGACGATACCAACGAGCGCGTTGGCGTCGTTCGGGATATTTCCGAGCGCAAGAAACAAGAACAGCAGCTTGAACAACAACGACAGGAGCTTGCAGCACTCAATCACCTTCAGGCAGTCGCATTGAACGTTAGCGATCTCGTGCTGGAACAGTCTACACGGAATCAGATGGAGCAAGGTGTCTGTGAGCGCCTTGCAGCGTCAAATGTGTACGATTTCGCCTGGATCGGTCACACTACTCGAAGTGGTCAGGAAATTACAGTCCATTCAGCATCAGGATTATCCGAGGAGCTGGCTGAGACTCCTGTCTCACTCGATATGGACGATCCAACGCAGAGCCCGATCACGCGATCCCTGAACACGAACTCGTTACAACTCTCTCACACGGTTTCAGGGGACCCAGTTTGCGAACGATGGTGTGAGGTGAGTGGATCACAAGATTATTCGGTCATTGCAGTTCCAGTCGCCTACGAAGGCAGATGTTACGGCGTCTTAACCCTCTATACGAAGCGCTCGTCGATCGTCGGTGAGATTGAGAAAGTAATTATTCGGCAACTCGCGGAGATCGTTGGCCACGCAATCACTGCGATTGAACGGGGGAAATCGTTACTGGCAGATCGTGGTATCGAAGTCGAATATCGGTCTGCAGCGTTGGCTGAGCCGTTCATTTCGAAGGCTGATGGTGACATCGACCTCTCGATTGATCGGGCTATCCCCGTCGGTGACGACGGATTCCTTTACTATTACACGATCGAAGGACTCACCGCCGACCAGTGTATCGAGCTCAATAAAGAGCTTCCAGCAGTGACAAACATTCGTGTCCTCTTTGAGGATGATGATTACGTCCGTGTTGAGATACAGACGACTGGCGAGACAGTGGCATCAATTTTCGCAATGTTCGACGGTCGAACAAAAGTCATCGAGATCATAGACGACGAGTTGCGAGTCGTCGGCGAACTTCCGGAGACAGCTAACGTGCGTGCAGTGACTGAGGCGGTAAAGAAAATGTACCCTGATATGGAGTTTGCCGGCCAACAGTATGTGAATCGCCAGCAGCTCCCACCGGGAGAGTTCCGGACCGTGGTCGAAGATTCGCTCACAGATCGTCAGCGAACCGTACTCGAAGCAGCATGCTACTCTGGATTCTTTGATTGGCCCCGCGAAAGCTCTGGTGGAGATGTCGCCGATTCTCTCGATATCAGTTCTTCGACTTTTCATCAACATCTTCGAAAAGCTGAGAAAAAGCTTATGGATGTGGTATTTGCCAACACCTAG